The nucleotide window TTCCGGAACTTATGAATCTGAATGTACATTAAGCAACCTCCATTGGAGATGCACTTattccatttctttcctttttacaCACCATAAGCGCTTGCTTTCGGATGTGTGTCTACGGAAGCACTTTTTTTATTCAACATTGATTTGTTCCATCTACAGAATCTTctcttaattaaattattatgaaATTTTCTTAATTGCTTTATAGGTGTATCTACGAAATCTTctcttaattaaattattatgaaAATTTCTGAATatgtttcgtagatgtatctacgaaagtTTCTTTTAACTAAATTATTATGAAAATTTTCTAACGTTTACCATGTTAAACTTCCGTAGATATATCTCtggaaaaaactaaatttttacaaaaataatatGCTTCCTAATGTATATCGCCAGAAACATGAGACATAATTAGAATTTTACCGGGTGACTAAGAGAATTAGGTATGAATTGAGATATCCTCCACTTTTTTATTTGTAAGATCCtctcaatttaattttttaaaaattatttttagacctcatctacaaaatatataatataacatttattttatatatatatatatatatatatatatatatatatatatatatatatatatatatatatatatatatatatatatatatatatatatatatattattgaataATTTGAGTCTACTCTACTTTGAAGTTATTTTTTTAGTGATCCCCTTACACTAATATGGAAAAGGGGATAAAGGCATTTGAATGTCATTGAATGGTTATAAGTTATAACCATAGATATTAGCTTTATTATGGGATTTAAGAAACATGTTTGAGCTATCATTCGGATTCTACACAGTCCTCAAAATGTGGAGCGTCAAGGGACGGAGTATTTAAGGATAATATTGTTCCAATTGTCAATGTCTAGGATGTACATTTGAACAGGATCTCCGCTTACGTCTTCCCATATTCAGGATGTATACATTctactaaggctatgtttgggagtttgaagggggaggggaaggcttccaaaaatgaaattttaaaaaaatataggaaaatatttgacattttttaaaaaaatgattttgtttagaatgataaaagagtccttatcattactaaatttttaattttcacaatactataacaacctaaaagatatttggaaaatttatttaaacccttcaaaaccctccaaaaccctccctcaatacaatttttgagttcccccattttatggggtttttggtgttattaataaactcaaaccctccaaaaccctccaaccCAAAATCCTTTTaaccttttcacccaattcttcctattttccaaagtcctcccctccctttccctccaaactcccaaacatagcctaagtgtGAGGTCTGAAGGGGCAAAACACTTGAAGATAATGTCGTTCTAACCGCCAATATTCAACAAACCATATTTGAAATGTACATAGTCTTCCAAACGTGAGGCATGGTGAATTGTTTAAGGACAAAGACATCCTTACTGCCAATTCCTGATATAATAGTCTCCCAAGCCTAAGGCATCCAAGATGCATTATTCAGGATTTACAGCGAGcaaatgaaaaatgaaattaaacataTGTATCTTATAATGTTTCAATATATAACCTCCTTGGCATTTGATTATGACCCCAGATAGAATATATCATTTCTCCATATAGACAGGAGACAAAAGAGTGGAATATCCTAACAAACTCACTTTTTAATCATCAAtcaataaaaatctaaaaaaaactcaGAATTACTCAACTTGACTTGTTAATATCATATAATAACTTGGACTATTACCTGTTGTGATCTAACCATCTCGATTCACACAATAACATTGTGTTATCACTCTATCCATccatttagaagaaaaaaatttatgCATGGTCTTCATAATTCTTGACTATCCCATGAGACATAGCTGCCAACTTCATCCTTTTCTTGACTATCCCAACCTTTAAAGTTGAAGTCACTCTCTGAGCTTTTGTTCATAACACAATCAACACCAACGTCGTTTTCCATATTGctttcattttcatcttcttgaacAACAATGATTCCCTTGATATAATTCAGAAGCAAATCTTCATTTGAATCTTGGTTTCTTTCATTTTGAGCCTTCTTGGAATTTAGACGCTTCTTAGTATTATACCAGTGGTTCTTGACCGAGTTCTCCGTACGACGTGGTAATCTCTTTGCAATTTCTGTCCACTTGTTTCCAACTTCTTTATTAGCTTCAATCAGTATCATGTCTTCCTCTTTGCTCCATGGCCCCTTCTCTATATCTGGTCGAACATGTTTATGCCATCGATTCCAGCATTGTTTGTTTGTCTTTCCTTCAATCAACGTTGCAATGTAGGACCAATTTTGAAGTCCAAACAAATCTACAAATGCTCCAAGAAGCCTACAAAATGTAAAAAGAAACCATGGagtattaaaaagaaaaaaaaaacactaaaatcATGAAAGCATTATGAGAGAGTGTATAAATTTTGAATGATTTATTATAATATACCAGTCCTCATCTTCAGTCCATTTTCCTTTGTGCTTGTTGTCACCAAGATCGAGTCTTTGATCAACATCTTGGGGATTGCTTCCATTTTCAGCGATGGAATAAAGATTTTCTTCGAGTTTAGGTGCCGTCTCCATTGTTAGAATCAAATAAGATATTACCAGGTTGGACGCCAATAGAATAGAATTGTATGTGTGAATTTATAGTGATTATTATCACTTCAGCGACGgataaaaaaagatttattaagaATCGGTTTGTTAACTTTCTAGACAAGTTAACTACTTGGTTGGTTGTTAGAATTAGTTAACAATTAGTTATGTTAGTTTCTAACTGATGACAACTAACAGTTGGTTAACAGTTTGTTATTCAGTTTTTTTCCATTCATTCACATAATCATGTATTATATATGCAAGGCTTATATGTAGTATATGCATGCTgaagttttaaattattttaagaaaatcgCCTcccaaaagaaaaatattttaaaacttgaGGAAAAGTCTTAAAACTTAAAATGACTTTAGAATAATTGAAAAGAGATCATGCATCTCTTGTTAATGATTAGTGGTaaagttttgtttgatttttcttaattttaaaagAATTGTCCTTTTATCCGTTGTTCTCATAGAAATAATACTAAAATTCGAACCCAACACATGCACAATAAAGAGGGGACTGCTATAtcagaatagctgacccccagtttcactggtgaatggtagtcaggtccatgaaatagcggagatAAGTCACGTCGACGTaggttgcactcttgtccacaaagagtgcagtgcctaccaagaacatgaaccagcaTCGGAGAGCGCATGCACGGTGATACTCCGTAAATTGGTCGTTACCCGCCTCCTCGgaatcggccgccgccaccaagtggtgctcATACAGCTCTCTCAAGGTGGAGAACCAGATATGAGCCCCATTTGCCGTCTGGCACTCAAAATTAGCCATATATgggtccatacccaaatagatCCCATCCACTCGATCgcatcgaccctctggatccgggaatggttcagcagcatccccctaatcggcaagtggaAAAGACaatgcacatcgtgcaaggtgatcgtcaactcctcAACCGGTAAGTTGAAAGAAGACATCTCcctatgccaccgctccacaaaagccccctaCATGCCGTGGCTGATAGTGGTATACGCAgtcatgcacaacccacctaGCCCGGAAGCAGTCACCACATCATTAAGCCACTGCGCCTGTGGTTTAAAGAGATCAAAAATCTTGCGCGCGTGGTTCACTATTTTTAGCGTTGCCCTTTCCTGTTacgacaaaaacaaaaacaaaaaactttgTTAATTAGAGCGTGAAGAGAATgtgaaataaaaagctaaataaaaaacggttaaattaaaaaaattacctctccctcccagatacgccgagcgacgtgctcgtggtaggaaatcaaCACGGAAGTTTCCCTAGACCCTTCCGGGTAGCCCTGCTCCTTCTCCTCCTCCCCGCGCGAAGGGTCAGCATCAGGTATCTCATGATCAtcctggtatctcacctcctcctCCCGGGAAGAAAACATCTGAGCCAGCTTACTACTCAGTCCAGACGAGGAACCAGCCTCATCCATCTGGACGGGTACTGGTACTCGACCCCGTCCCTGTGTAGCCGCCAGCTGAGACGCCCGCTCGCATCTAGTCGACACTGTCTGAGTCTCTCTGCCCTGTCGGATTCGTGCGAGGTTGCCTGATATTTTCTTGAAAACATTGAAATCCATAAGAATCAAGAAACTGGTCagggaggtgttttcgaaaatgcacttccgaaaccccCTTGCGAACACCAGTTTTACATAAACCCATTTCCTCCCTAAatgcttcaaaatcaaatttttactaACTAAACACACACATTGTTTTATTGTTTAtatgaattaatttcaatttttaaactaaactaaactaaactaattaaattaaaattaattaaaactaaactaaattaattaaattaaaactaaatttattaaaagtaaactaaataaaataaaactaattttaattaaatttaaactaaactaataattcaattaaaactgaattaatttaaattaaactaaataaattaaaactaacttaattaaattgagttaaaataaattaaaactaaaataacttaattaaattaaaataaaactgaattaatttaaattaaaactaacttaattaaatttataaactaacttaattaacccattttaatgttaaaaaactaaattaatattattatatttatattttaatttaatttaatttaattttattaatttcagtttagtatatttaagtttagtttaatatatttcaatttattttaatttatttattttaattcagttttattttatattattttcactTTATTTTAGTAAATGTTTATAAAGTTTAATTTATTTCCGTAAATATTGTAatatatttcaatttattttatatgaatttaatcatcatactaaattataatcctaaaaTTTCTTCCAGTCAAatatttttactaattaattaaataaaattattagtaattatttaattactattaaacccctattttttttcaattaattaaataatttttaattaattaataataagttTATATAAACCCATCACTTCAAATAAtccttaattaaataatttttaattaattaataataagttCATATAAACCCACCATATCAAGTAATCCCAAGAAACCTCTCCatcattttaccaattaattaaaataaaattattaatcataCAAATAAATGACTTTCAacccattttttaaattaataacatTTATTAATCTATTATTTATTGGTAAAATTTCATTTCATAATTAGAGCATTTCATAAGTATGGTAcatttttagtaattattatattttttattttagatttgttTCAGTATTCTTTTTAAGATGATTTCGATTGGATatggtttttgatttttttgtcaatAACATTGATTTTTTTAGTGTATTGGAGTTTCGTATAACCTATAAGAGATTTGTTATTGATTATGCAATTTttgttataataatatataaatatgaatGTTTAATGAAAAACAGTTGCTAAAATCCATGTTAATATGAATTGTTCGTGGTAATTTAGGTGTGCTTTTGATATCAAAATTTTCTTTTCATGTTTATCTCAATCACATTACAAGTTATCACATTTAAAAATGTAAATAGAAAGTAAATATCACTAATtaacatttaataaataataataaaattaaaaaactcatCCATTCACTT belongs to Vicia villosa cultivar HV-30 ecotype Madison, WI unplaced genomic scaffold, Vvil1.0 ctg.002637F_1_1, whole genome shotgun sequence and includes:
- the LOC131639445 gene encoding transcription factor MYB118-like encodes the protein METAPKLEENLYSIAENGSNPQDVDQRLDLGDNKHKGKWTEDEDWLLGAFVDLFGLQNWSYIATLIEGKTNKQCWNRWHKHVRPDIEKGPWSKEEDMILIEANKEVGNKWTEIAKRLPRRTENSVKNHWYNTKKRLNSKKAQNERNQDSNEDLLLNYIKGIIVVQEDENESNMENDVGVDCVMNKSSESDFNFKGWDSQEKDEVGSYVSWDSQEL